One Erythrobacter sp. SDW2 genomic region harbors:
- a CDS encoding L-threonylcarbamoyladenylate synthase, whose product MTGKNATETLPADAEGIARAVAILESDGLVAVPTETVYGLAARADRPEAVAKIYAAKGRPSFNPLIVHVADRAAAGRLVEFDDRAQRLADAFWPGPLTLVLPLRPDSGLAGAVTAGLPTLAVRVPDHPVMLELLRRLGSPLAAPSANASETVSPTSAAHVRKTLEGRIDAVIDAGETRRGVESTIVALREGGSWSLLREGPISAAEIAALFGREAVAASGSVEAPGQMARHYAPGKPMRLDAIRAEEDEFLLGFGSIAGDWSLSRAGDLAEAAARLYAGLHVAAEADQPRIAVAPIPDDGIGRAINDRLRRAAA is encoded by the coding sequence ATGACGGGCAAGAACGCTACGGAAACGCTGCCGGCCGATGCCGAGGGGATCGCGCGGGCGGTGGCAATCCTCGAATCGGATGGCCTCGTCGCGGTGCCGACCGAAACCGTCTATGGCCTTGCCGCGCGGGCCGACAGGCCTGAAGCGGTGGCGAAAATCTACGCTGCCAAGGGGCGGCCGAGCTTCAATCCCCTGATCGTGCATGTCGCGGACCGTGCGGCGGCCGGGCGGCTGGTCGAATTCGATGACCGGGCGCAGCGCCTGGCGGACGCGTTCTGGCCCGGGCCGCTGACTCTCGTGCTCCCTTTGCGACCGGACAGCGGACTGGCGGGAGCCGTCACCGCCGGCCTGCCCACTCTGGCAGTGCGGGTGCCCGATCATCCCGTGATGCTGGAGCTTCTGCGCCGGCTTGGTTCGCCATTGGCCGCGCCTTCTGCCAATGCCAGCGAGACGGTCAGCCCGACCAGCGCGGCGCATGTGCGCAAGACGCTCGAAGGGCGGATCGATGCGGTGATCGATGCTGGCGAGACCCGCCGTGGAGTGGAATCGACCATCGTGGCATTGCGCGAGGGAGGTAGCTGGAGCCTGCTCCGCGAAGGTCCGATTTCGGCCGCGGAGATTGCCGCGCTGTTTGGCCGCGAAGCTGTCGCCGCATCGGGAAGCGTTGAGGCGCCGGGCCAGATGGCGCGCCACTATGCGCCGGGCAAGCCGATGCGGCTTGATGCCATACGGGCGGAGGAGGATGAGTTCCTGCTGGGTTTCGGCAGCATTGCCGGCGACTGGTCGCTGTCCCGGGCAGGCGATCTCGCCGAGGCGGCGGCGCGGCTGTATGCCGGGCTGCATGTAGCGGCCGAGGCGGACCAGCCGCGCATAGCGGTGGCGCCCATTCCCGATGACGGGATCGGCAGGGCCATCAACGACCGGCTGCGCCGCGCCGCAGCCTGA
- a CDS encoding DUF815 domain-containing protein: MSDQEDPLARIADALERLAPDRRKPTDWLAAPAYSWSDNRANPVAAIAAPPLGVFRGIDRQRDLVVENVARLAEGYAAHDMLLWGARGMGKSALIRSSVAAAQASGSNLALVQLGVTALEDLPRLFYRLAGIERQFLLFIDDLAFAEDDAMGPRLLRSWLEGGVDARPANARLAVTTNRRSIVARKAGEAEDAMNERDLLDDKLALADRFGLSIGFHPCSKGDYLAIVHAYAEPRGLAFEEGEALAWAMQRGARSGRTAWQFVTELAGRSGRSF, translated from the coding sequence GTGAGCGACCAGGAAGATCCGCTGGCCCGTATCGCCGATGCGCTGGAGCGGCTGGCTCCCGACCGGCGCAAGCCGACCGATTGGCTCGCTGCCCCCGCCTATAGCTGGAGCGACAACCGAGCCAATCCGGTTGCGGCCATCGCCGCCCCGCCGCTGGGTGTGTTCCGCGGGATCGATCGCCAGCGCGATCTCGTGGTCGAGAATGTCGCCCGCCTGGCCGAAGGTTACGCGGCACACGACATGCTGCTGTGGGGCGCGCGCGGCATGGGCAAGTCGGCGCTGATCCGCTCCTCGGTGGCCGCAGCGCAGGCGAGCGGGTCCAACCTCGCGCTGGTGCAACTGGGCGTGACCGCACTCGAGGACCTGCCCCGCCTGTTCTACCGTTTGGCCGGGATCGAACGGCAGTTCCTGCTGTTCATCGATGACCTCGCCTTTGCCGAGGATGACGCCATGGGTCCGCGCCTGCTGCGCAGCTGGCTGGAGGGCGGCGTCGATGCCCGGCCCGCCAATGCGCGGCTGGCCGTTACCACCAACCGCCGCTCGATCGTCGCGCGCAAGGCGGGGGAGGCCGAGGATGCGATGAACGAGCGCGACTTGCTCGACGACAAGCTGGCGCTGGCCGACCGCTTCGGCCTGTCGATCGGCTTCCATCCCTGCAGCAAGGGCGATTACCTCGCGATTGTTCACGCCTATGCCGAACCTCGCGGGCTGGCGTTCGAAGAGGGCGAAGCGCTCGCCTGGGCGATGCAGCGGGGTGCGCGATCCGGCCGGACCGCGTGGCAATTCGTCACCGAACTCGCCGGACGCTCTGGCCGGTCATTCTAG
- a CDS encoding response regulator, whose protein sequence is MLLAEDTAISADMMQVMAERLRISMDVAPNGLEAIEMIKAANEEGEPYSLLLVDIMMPILDGIETARRLRREGIDADELPIIAITAAADLEEVRSYRKAGMQAFLEKPVALADLRATLHAWGHGTEGRAQKLRAAAYDALTEQFRQRKQSTITALEEALAKPDLSENHLHELRRILHQLAGTAGSFGEPALGEAARGFEIELMAAWFDGDDPRTVIKQAAIILGQQV, encoded by the coding sequence GTGCTCTTGGCGGAGGACACTGCAATCAGCGCCGACATGATGCAGGTCATGGCGGAGCGTCTGCGGATTTCCATGGACGTCGCCCCGAACGGGCTGGAAGCAATCGAGATGATCAAGGCGGCAAACGAAGAGGGAGAGCCCTACTCGCTGCTGCTGGTGGATATCATGATGCCGATCCTCGACGGGATCGAAACCGCCCGCCGATTGCGGCGCGAGGGAATCGATGCCGACGAACTGCCGATTATCGCCATCACTGCAGCTGCCGACCTCGAAGAGGTGCGCAGCTACCGCAAGGCGGGAATGCAGGCATTCCTCGAGAAACCGGTCGCCTTGGCCGACCTGCGTGCGACGCTCCATGCCTGGGGGCATGGCACCGAGGGCCGGGCCCAGAAACTGCGCGCCGCCGCCTACGACGCGCTGACCGAACAATTCCGCCAACGCAAGCAGTCGACCATCACGGCGCTGGAGGAAGCGCTGGCCAAGCCGGACCTTTCAGAGAATCATTTGCACGAACTTCGCCGGATACTGCACCAGTTGGCAGGAACCGCAGGCTCGTTCGGCGAACCGGCGCTAGGCGAGGCAGCGCGTGGCTTCGAGATCGAGCTGATGGCCGCCTGGTTCGACGGAGACGATCCGCGCACGGTGATAAAGCAGGCCGCCATTATTCTGGGACAGCAAGTCTGA
- a CDS encoding CarD family transcriptional regulator: MAANAPAFDVGDYVVYPKHGVGRVIELQSEEIAGMQLELYVLRFEKERMTLRVPVNKVEAIGMRKLSSDKTLKEAMETLKGKPKVKRTMWSRRAQEYEAKINSGDLVSIAEVTRDLFRPEDQPEQSYSERQIFEAASSRLARELAAMEKTDEPTALGKILDVLREHAPQYYETAEDA; the protein is encoded by the coding sequence ATGGCAGCCAATGCTCCCGCCTTCGATGTTGGCGATTATGTTGTATACCCCAAGCACGGCGTTGGCCGTGTGATCGAGCTCCAGAGCGAGGAAATCGCCGGCATGCAGCTCGAACTCTACGTGCTCCGCTTCGAGAAGGAACGCATGACCCTGCGCGTTCCGGTCAACAAGGTCGAAGCCATCGGCATGCGCAAGCTGTCGAGCGACAAGACGCTCAAGGAAGCGATGGAGACGCTCAAGGGCAAGCCCAAGGTCAAGCGCACCATGTGGAGCCGCCGGGCGCAGGAATACGAAGCCAAGATCAATTCGGGCGACCTGGTTTCGATCGCCGAAGTGACCCGCGACCTGTTCCGCCCGGAAGACCAGCCCGAGCAGAGCTATTCCGAGCGGCAGATCTTCGAAGCGGCCTCCAGCCGCCTCGCCCGCGAACTGGCGGCGATGGAAAAGACCGACGAACCGACCGCGCTCGGCAAGATCCTCGATGTGCTGCGCGAACACGCGCCGCAATATTACGAGACCGCCGAAGACGCCTGA
- a CDS encoding GAF domain-containing protein has protein sequence MYDFAPTAELEPAERYRQLADAADALTAGEPDAVANMANLAALLWEFVPGLNWAGFYRMVGGELVLGPFIGRPACIRIPLGQGVCGTAASTGETQLVEDVHAFPGHIACDAASQSELVVPVLRDGKVIAVIDLDAPEKARFGAVDAAGIEALAARIAQRI, from the coding sequence ATGTATGATTTTGCCCCTACGGCGGAGCTTGAACCTGCCGAACGCTATCGCCAGCTGGCCGACGCCGCCGACGCGCTGACCGCCGGCGAGCCCGACGCTGTCGCCAATATGGCCAATCTCGCCGCCTTGCTGTGGGAGTTCGTGCCGGGGCTCAACTGGGCCGGGTTTTACCGCATGGTCGGCGGAGAGCTGGTGCTGGGCCCATTTATCGGGCGCCCGGCTTGCATCCGTATCCCCTTGGGCCAGGGCGTGTGCGGCACGGCAGCGTCGACCGGCGAAACCCAGCTGGTCGAGGACGTCCATGCCTTCCCCGGCCACATCGCCTGCGATGCGGCGAGCCAGTCGGAACTGGTGGTGCCCGTGTTGCGCGATGGGAAGGTCATTGCAGTGATCGACCTCGATGCGCCCGAGAAAGCTCGCTTTGGTGCGGTAGACGCCGCAGGAATCGAAGCGCTGGCGGCGCGGATCGCCCAGCGCATTTGA
- a CDS encoding RNA-binding S4 domain-containing protein: MRLDLALVRLRFVKTRSLARAMVEQGHVRINGLRTVHPSHAVKAGDVLTLPRGSSVLVAEILTLPQRRGPPSEAQSCYHVLDQIGRAP, translated from the coding sequence GTGCGACTTGACCTCGCGCTGGTCCGGCTGCGCTTCGTCAAGACCCGCAGCCTTGCCCGCGCCATGGTCGAACAGGGTCATGTGCGAATCAACGGCCTGCGGACCGTTCACCCCAGCCATGCCGTCAAAGCGGGCGACGTCCTGACGCTTCCGCGCGGCAGTTCCGTGCTGGTGGCAGAGATTCTCACCCTGCCCCAACGGCGCGGGCCGCCGTCCGAAGCACAAAGCTGCTATCACGTGCTTGACCAAATCGGGCGAGCGCCATAG
- a CDS encoding acyl-CoA dehydrogenase produces the protein MPYTPPTQDQLLAIRANAGIAELARSERFAAAEADMVEAIVEGVGAFAAGEWAPLNRIGDLEGARLENGVVRLPDGFAEAYQAYVEQGWNSIASSTEFGGQGLPFTLGCNVLENLGTANMAFNLLPMLSVGAIEALEHHGSSDLQRKYLPRLVSGEWSGTMNLTEPQAGSDVGALRATATPVTEGENAGKWLIQGQKIYITWGDHTLAKNIIHLVLARTPGAPEGTRGISLFIVPKYHVNADGSLGPHNDLRPVSLEHKLGINASPTCVMSYGDNGQCLGEMVGAENRGLAAMFTMMNNARINVGNQGVQIGERATQQALAYARDRVQSARAGSPDKSPVAIVEHPDVRRMLLRMKALTEGARALLYYTAGQVDRGTLGDESAGQRAEVLVPMLKAWGTDIGIEVASLGVQVHGGMGFVEETGAAQHYRDARIAPIYEGTNGIQAADLVTRKLALADGEALAGLLAEIARDASGEQGLKVLAEDCLAVAQWMRGEASLDDRLAGSVPFTTMCSVAVAGWQLTKQLAAVEAGAAPALAATKPVTVRFFLDRIVPEAGGLKASATEGAELLYALDAEKLTA, from the coding sequence ATCCCCTATACCCCGCCAACCCAGGACCAGCTGCTCGCCATTCGCGCCAATGCCGGGATTGCGGAGCTGGCCAGAAGCGAACGCTTCGCCGCTGCCGAGGCCGACATGGTTGAAGCAATTGTAGAGGGCGTAGGGGCGTTTGCGGCGGGCGAATGGGCACCCCTGAACCGTATCGGCGACCTCGAGGGTGCCCGGCTCGAGAACGGCGTCGTGCGCCTGCCCGATGGCTTTGCGGAAGCCTATCAGGCCTATGTCGAGCAGGGCTGGAACAGCATCGCCTCCTCGACCGAGTTCGGCGGACAGGGCCTGCCCTTCACGCTCGGCTGCAACGTGCTGGAAAACCTCGGCACCGCCAACATGGCCTTCAACCTGCTACCGATGCTGAGCGTCGGCGCGATCGAAGCGCTGGAGCACCACGGCAGCAGCGACTTGCAGCGGAAATACCTGCCCCGCCTCGTCAGCGGCGAATGGTCGGGCACAATGAACCTGACCGAGCCGCAAGCCGGGAGCGATGTCGGAGCACTGCGCGCCACCGCCACGCCGGTCACGGAGGGCGAGAATGCCGGCAAGTGGTTGATCCAGGGGCAGAAGATCTACATCACCTGGGGCGACCATACACTGGCCAAGAACATCATCCATCTGGTGCTGGCCCGCACCCCCGGGGCGCCCGAGGGCACGCGCGGGATCTCGCTGTTCATCGTTCCCAAGTACCATGTGAATGCCGATGGCTCGCTCGGGCCGCACAACGACCTGCGTCCGGTCAGTCTCGAGCACAAGCTCGGCATCAACGCTTCGCCGACTTGCGTCATGTCCTATGGCGACAACGGCCAATGCCTGGGCGAGATGGTCGGCGCGGAGAACCGCGGCCTCGCCGCCATGTTCACCATGATGAACAACGCGCGCATCAATGTCGGCAACCAGGGCGTCCAGATCGGCGAGCGCGCCACCCAGCAGGCGCTGGCCTATGCCCGCGACCGCGTGCAGTCGGCTCGCGCAGGTTCGCCCGACAAATCTCCGGTCGCTATTGTCGAACACCCCGATGTACGGCGGATGCTGCTGCGGATGAAGGCATTGACCGAAGGCGCACGGGCGCTGCTCTACTACACCGCCGGGCAGGTCGATCGCGGCACGCTCGGCGACGAGAGCGCCGGCCAGCGTGCCGAAGTGCTGGTCCCCATGCTCAAGGCCTGGGGCACGGATATCGGCATCGAGGTCGCCAGCCTTGGCGTGCAGGTCCACGGCGGCATGGGGTTCGTCGAGGAGACCGGTGCCGCGCAGCATTATCGCGATGCGCGGATCGCACCGATCTACGAAGGCACCAACGGCATTCAGGCCGCCGACCTTGTCACGCGCAAGCTGGCGCTGGCCGATGGCGAAGCGCTGGCCGGCCTTCTGGCCGAGATTGCCCGCGATGCCAGTGGCGAGCAAGGGCTCAAGGTTCTGGCAGAGGATTGCCTGGCGGTGGCGCAATGGATGCGCGGCGAGGCGAGCCTCGATGACCGGCTGGCCGGCAGCGTGCCCTTCACCACCATGTGCTCGGTGGCAGTCGCCGGGTGGCAACTGACCAAGCAGCTTGCTGCGGTGGAAGCCGGGGCGGCACCGGCGCTGGCCGCGACCAAGCCGGTGACCGTGCGCTTCTTCCTCGACCGGATCGTGCCCGAGGCGGGCGGGCTCAAGGCCTCGGCCACCGAAGGGGCGGAGTTGCTCTATGCGCTCGATGCCGAAAAGCTGACAGCCTGA
- a CDS encoding head GIN domain-containing protein produces the protein MFNSFFKKLLPVAAIGLGLTVAGCDGMSIRIGDKDGVPLADLDMSGDAPRGVILAGPDTLVVTEGAKLDIKVEGDQAAVDALRFNLEEGTLGIMREKNSWKDGGTATVRVTMPLPEEVVIAGSGTATLPGMASKAEVTIGGSGTVDVGTLAGESLEITIGGSGTVLAKGTVERLQMTVGGSGKAEMAGLKVDKAEINVGGSGDAQFASDGEVEANIAGSGDITVTGTAKCNIKAFGSGTLNCKPAAAPAAPGAPTAPAAPTAPETPEAPEPDE, from the coding sequence ATGTTCAACTCATTCTTCAAGAAGCTGCTGCCGGTGGCGGCGATCGGTCTCGGCCTGACGGTTGCCGGGTGCGACGGCATGAGTATCCGCATCGGCGACAAGGACGGCGTGCCGCTGGCCGACCTCGACATGAGCGGCGACGCGCCAAGGGGCGTGATCCTGGCCGGCCCTGACACGCTCGTCGTGACCGAAGGCGCGAAGCTCGACATCAAGGTCGAAGGCGACCAGGCGGCGGTCGATGCGCTGCGCTTCAACCTCGAAGAAGGCACGCTCGGCATCATGCGCGAGAAGAACAGCTGGAAGGACGGCGGCACCGCGACCGTCCGCGTAACCATGCCGCTGCCGGAAGAGGTGGTGATCGCCGGTTCGGGCACCGCCACCCTGCCGGGCATGGCGAGCAAGGCCGAGGTGACCATCGGTGGCTCGGGCACGGTCGATGTCGGGACGCTCGCAGGCGAAAGCCTGGAGATCACCATCGGCGGCAGCGGCACGGTGTTGGCGAAGGGCACGGTCGAGCGGCTGCAAATGACCGTCGGCGGTTCGGGCAAGGCGGAGATGGCCGGGCTCAAGGTGGACAAGGCGGAAATCAACGTCGGCGGCTCGGGCGATGCCCAATTCGCCTCCGACGGTGAAGTCGAGGCCAATATCGCCGGTTCGGGCGACATCACCGTTACCGGCACCGCCAAGTGCAACATCAAGGCCTTCGGTTCGGGCACGCTGAACTGCAAGCCGGCCGCCGCGCCGGCAGCGCCCGGGGCGCCGACGGCACCTGCCGCGCCGACGGCACCCGAAACTCCCGAGGCACCGGAACCGGACGAATAA
- the fdxA gene encoding ferredoxin FdxA has protein sequence MTYVVTDACIKCKYTDCVEVCPVDCFYEGENMLVINPSECIDCGVCEPECPAEAILPDTEDGLEQWLEVNAKFSSEWPNITQKKDPPAEADEHKGEEGKYDKYFSPEPGEGD, from the coding sequence ATGACCTATGTCGTCACCGACGCCTGCATCAAGTGCAAGTACACCGACTGCGTCGAGGTCTGCCCGGTCGACTGTTTCTATGAAGGCGAGAACATGCTCGTCATCAACCCTTCGGAATGCATCGACTGCGGCGTGTGCGAGCCCGAGTGCCCTGCGGAAGCGATCCTGCCCGATACCGAGGACGGTCTCGAGCAATGGCTCGAGGTCAATGCCAAGTTCTCGTCCGAATGGCCCAACATCACCCAGAAGAAGGATCCGCCGGCCGAGGCCGACGAGCACAAGGGCGAAGAGGGCAAGTACGACAAGTACTTCAGCCCCGAACCCGGCGAAGGCGACTGA
- a CDS encoding helicase-related protein, giving the protein MTDSTIRAVLGPTNTGKTHLAIERMCGHSSGAIGFPLRLLAREVYDRVVRIKGERQVALITGEERIEPPQARYFLCTAEAMPRTGGGHAFVALDEAQLAADRERGHIFTDRLLHARGREETMLLGASTLEPVLRQLVPEVRVESRPRFSTLTHIGPRKLSRLPPRSAIVGFSAEQVYALAEMLRRFRGGAAVVMGALSPETRNRQVELFQSGEVDYIVATDAIGMGLNLDVAHVAFASLTKFDGVSQRRLTPAEMAQIAGRAGRHQKDGTFGTLAGQRGQVPELTAEEVYAIEEHRFAPLTHLYWRDPEPRFDSLATLIADLEAKPGEAALRGAPEAIDLTVLKKLAEEPLATTIKGAGHVRRFWEACSLPDFRQSGPDTHARFVARLWQDLGAGYLGADYVAARIAELDNMQGDIATLQGRIAAIRSWAYICQRPDWVLARDEMAARARGVEAKLSDALHARLTERFVNRRTAILMKNLGNDPKLLPVTLAEDGGLLVEGEHIGTVTGFRFAVDAQANLADRKMLLSAAEKALPRILADEARKLRESGFAAATLERGVVRWAGQEIARLEQTASALEPRVAAARELDRIEEQERTQFLAALGAWVKGQLAPLEPLASLQAASKDPAAGTEARALLLNLIAGHGLATREQAGIVHLPKEVRPYLRKLGVVFGALDVFASALLKPAARAAFHKAGLDRRPLEAAMRSVLPGARQIPAGYRPAGDQLIRVDVAEKLLRAAHEARSRKPDARSVRIDPALAISTGLSEASFQRLLGAAGFRLHRARPLAEGAFGPAAPDSWSWRPNRPGSNPQHDRGQHKEAGKRGNKGKPPRHAKQAPAAKREGPVPGNPFADLAKLVR; this is encoded by the coding sequence GTGACCGACAGCACCATCCGGGCGGTCCTCGGGCCCACCAACACCGGCAAGACCCATCTCGCCATCGAGCGGATGTGCGGCCATTCGAGCGGAGCGATCGGCTTCCCGCTGCGGCTGCTGGCGCGCGAGGTCTATGACCGGGTGGTGCGGATCAAGGGCGAACGCCAGGTCGCGCTGATCACCGGCGAGGAACGGATCGAGCCTCCGCAAGCGCGCTATTTCCTGTGCACCGCCGAAGCGATGCCCCGAACGGGCGGCGGTCACGCATTCGTCGCGCTGGACGAGGCCCAGCTCGCCGCCGACCGCGAGCGCGGGCATATCTTCACCGACCGGTTGCTCCACGCCCGGGGGCGCGAGGAAACCATGCTGCTCGGCGCCTCGACGCTGGAGCCGGTGCTGCGCCAGCTAGTGCCCGAGGTGCGGGTCGAATCCCGGCCGCGGTTCTCCACCCTCACCCATATCGGCCCGCGCAAGCTCTCGCGCCTGCCGCCGCGCAGCGCCATCGTCGGCTTCAGCGCCGAGCAGGTCTATGCACTGGCAGAGATGCTGCGGCGATTTCGCGGCGGCGCGGCCGTGGTGATGGGGGCGCTCAGCCCCGAGACCCGCAACCGGCAGGTCGAACTGTTCCAGTCGGGCGAGGTCGATTACATCGTCGCCACCGACGCCATCGGCATGGGTCTCAACCTCGATGTCGCCCACGTCGCGTTCGCCTCGCTCACCAAGTTCGACGGAGTGAGTCAGCGACGGCTGACCCCGGCGGAAATGGCCCAGATCGCGGGGCGCGCCGGGCGGCACCAGAAGGACGGCACCTTCGGCACTCTGGCCGGGCAGCGCGGACAGGTGCCCGAGCTGACCGCAGAAGAAGTCTATGCCATCGAGGAGCACCGCTTCGCCCCGCTGACACACCTCTATTGGCGCGACCCGGAACCGCGGTTCGACAGCCTTGCGACGCTGATCGCCGACCTGGAGGCCAAACCGGGCGAGGCGGCATTGCGCGGTGCCCCCGAGGCAATCGATCTCACGGTGCTCAAGAAACTGGCCGAGGAACCCCTCGCCACCACGATCAAGGGTGCCGGCCATGTCCGCCGCTTCTGGGAGGCCTGTTCGCTGCCCGATTTTCGCCAGTCGGGCCCCGATACCCATGCCCGTTTCGTCGCCCGCCTGTGGCAAGACCTGGGAGCCGGCTATCTCGGCGCCGACTATGTCGCGGCGCGGATTGCCGAGCTCGACAATATGCAAGGCGACATTGCCACGCTACAGGGCCGGATCGCGGCGATCCGCAGCTGGGCCTATATCTGCCAGCGGCCCGACTGGGTGCTCGCCCGCGACGAGATGGCAGCGCGCGCACGCGGCGTGGAAGCAAAGCTTTCCGATGCCCTGCACGCGCGGCTGACCGAACGTTTTGTCAATCGAAGGACCGCGATCCTGATGAAGAACCTGGGCAATGACCCCAAGCTGCTGCCGGTCACGCTGGCCGAGGACGGCGGGCTGCTGGTCGAAGGCGAGCATATCGGCACGGTCACGGGGTTCCGCTTCGCGGTCGATGCGCAGGCCAACCTCGCCGACCGCAAGATGCTGCTTTCGGCCGCCGAGAAGGCCCTGCCGCGGATCCTGGCCGACGAGGCCCGAAAACTGCGCGAAAGCGGTTTCGCGGCAGCAACGCTGGAGCGCGGCGTGGTGCGCTGGGCCGGGCAGGAGATTGCCAGGCTGGAACAGACGGCATCGGCACTGGAACCACGGGTCGCTGCGGCGCGCGAGCTTGACCGGATCGAGGAGCAGGAACGGACGCAGTTCCTCGCTGCGCTGGGCGCGTGGGTAAAGGGACAGCTCGCTCCGCTGGAACCGCTGGCCTCGCTGCAGGCCGCCTCGAAGGACCCGGCGGCGGGAACAGAGGCGCGGGCGCTGCTGCTCAACCTGATCGCAGGTCACGGCCTCGCCACCCGCGAGCAAGCGGGCATCGTCCACCTGCCCAAGGAAGTCCGGCCCTATCTGCGCAAGCTGGGCGTTGTGTTCGGCGCGCTCGACGTTTTCGCCTCGGCCCTGCTCAAGCCCGCCGCGCGCGCCGCGTTCCACAAGGCAGGTCTCGATCGGCGGCCGCTGGAAGCGGCGATGCGGTCCGTGCTTCCGGGTGCCAGGCAGATTCCTGCCGGCTATCGACCGGCCGGCGACCAGTTGATCCGCGTCGATGTGGCCGAGAAGCTGCTGCGCGCAGCGCATGAGGCCCGCAGCCGCAAACCCGACGCCAGAAGCGTGCGGATCGACCCCGCCCTCGCCATCTCGACCGGGCTCAGCGAAGCGAGCTTCCAACGTCTGCTCGGCGCGGCCGGCTTTCGTCTGCACCGCGCGAGGCCGCTGGCCGAGGGTGCGTTCGGCCCGGCCGCGCCCGATAGCTGGAGCTGGCGTCCCAACCGTCCGGGCTCCAATCCCCAGCATGATCGTGGCCAGCACAAGGAGGCGGGCAAGCGAGGCAACAAGGGCAAGCCGCCCAGGCATGCCAAGCAGGCACCTGCTGCCAAGCGCGAAGGCCCCGTTCCGGGCAATCCTTTCGCCGACCTGGCAAAGCTCGTCCGGTAA
- a CDS encoding sorbosone dehydrogenase family protein, giving the protein MSKLQKILLTLLVILAVLAGLGYWLTRGNTAELPVEAVTGKDPTLVEPEEETIPTVKIAKPVGWAEDEVPVAAEGLEVKRFAEGLDHPRVLHRLPNGDILVTLTRAPKVESEGGGLMDAIKDWIASWLMSEAGAKGESPNQLVLLRDANGDGVAEVRKVLRDDLDSPSGIAWRDGTLYVANHNALLSFDYELGSDTVAGTPRKLMDLPPGGGHWMRNIELNADGTKLYIAVGSVSNIGEQGMEVEEGRAMIWEYDVASGSARPFAVGLRNPNGLDFNPSSGELWTTVNERDMLGSDLVPDYLTNVPVGAQYGWPWLYWKDNLDGRVDAPRPPFIVEYTRRPEFALGPHVAALGLVFSAEGNLMGEKFGRGAFIARHGSWNRKPPSGYDVIYVAFDERGNPLGKPVPVLTGFLKDDGTTRGRPTWVEWGGDGSLLVSDDTAGIIWRVVAPGAKPAAAIPRNQPVKLKPRVSLDGDPSASFGDDFARKSNPLGQ; this is encoded by the coding sequence ATGAGCAAGCTGCAGAAGATCCTCCTCACCCTCCTCGTCATTCTCGCCGTCCTCGCCGGGCTCGGCTACTGGTTGACCCGCGGCAACACCGCCGAACTGCCGGTCGAAGCCGTCACTGGCAAGGACCCGACGCTGGTGGAGCCCGAGGAAGAGACCATCCCCACGGTCAAGATCGCCAAGCCGGTCGGTTGGGCTGAGGACGAGGTGCCAGTCGCGGCCGAGGGGCTGGAAGTGAAGCGGTTTGCCGAAGGGCTCGATCATCCGCGCGTGCTCCACCGCCTGCCCAATGGCGACATACTGGTCACGCTCACGCGTGCGCCGAAGGTCGAGAGCGAGGGTGGCGGCCTGATGGATGCCATCAAGGACTGGATCGCAAGCTGGCTGATGTCGGAAGCTGGCGCCAAAGGCGAATCGCCCAATCAGTTGGTGTTGCTGCGCGATGCCAATGGCGATGGCGTGGCCGAAGTGCGCAAAGTATTGCGCGACGATCTCGATTCGCCTTCGGGCATCGCCTGGCGCGACGGGACGCTTTATGTCGCCAACCACAACGCGCTGCTCAGCTTCGACTACGAACTGGGCAGCGATACCGTGGCCGGAACGCCGCGCAAGCTGATGGACCTTCCGCCCGGTGGCGGTCACTGGATGCGTAATATCGAGCTCAACGCTGACGGCACAAAGCTTTACATCGCGGTCGGTTCGGTCTCGAACATCGGCGAGCAGGGCATGGAGGTCGAAGAAGGCCGCGCCATGATCTGGGAGTACGATGTCGCCAGCGGTAGCGCGCGGCCCTTCGCCGTCGGCCTGCGCAATCCCAATGGGCTCGACTTCAACCCCAGCTCGGGCGAACTTTGGACAACGGTCAACGAGCGGGACATGCTCGGCTCCGACCTGGTGCCCGATTACCTGACCAATGTTCCGGTGGGCGCGCAGTACGGCTGGCCGTGGCTTTACTGGAAAGACAACCTTGACGGCCGGGTCGATGCGCCGCGTCCGCCGTTCATTGTCGAATATACCCGCCGTCCGGAATTCGCCCTCGGCCCGCATGTCGCTGCACTGGGGCTGGTGTTCAGCGCCGAGGGGAACCTGATGGGCGAGAAGTTCGGCCGCGGCGCTTTCATCGCCCGGCACGGTTCCTGGAATCGCAAGCCGCCCTCGGGTTACGACGTGATCTACGTTGCCTTCGACGAACGCGGCAATCCGCTGGGCAAGCCGGTGCCGGTGCTGACCGGCTTTCTCAAGGACGATGGCACAACGCGCGGGCGACCGACTTGGGTCGAATGGGGCGGCGATGGCTCGTTGCTCGTAAGCGACGATACCGCCGGGATCATCTGGCGGGTCGTAGCACCCGGCGCGAAACCGGCTGCGGCGATCCCGCGCAACCAGCCGGTAAAGCTCAAGCCGCGCGTCTCGCTCGATGGCGATCCGTCGGCCAGTTTCGGCGACGACTTTGCCCGCAAGAGCAATCCGCTCGGGCAATAG